In a genomic window of Acidobacteriota bacterium:
- the rimM gene encoding ribosome maturation factor RimM (Essential for efficient processing of 16S rRNA) has product MKQPPQSTGSEGAEMVTVGAVLRAHGLRGEVLVDADSENPDRFRKGSRLLAEVGGQVRRLEVASSRPHRGMQLVRFADVTDRDGAEALRGALLEVPEDQVPAAEDGTFYYFQLVGCRVVDRRLGELGEVAAVVEDGGGVLLDVAARDGGSVLVPFAGALLPEIDIGAGLIKSDLPEGLIEVCGSTS; this is encoded by the coding sequence ATGAAACAGCCGCCGCAGTCGACCGGTAGCGAAGGAGCGGAGATGGTGACGGTCGGCGCCGTCCTGCGTGCCCACGGACTGCGGGGCGAGGTGCTGGTCGACGCGGACAGCGAGAATCCGGACCGGTTCCGGAAGGGCTCCAGGCTTCTCGCCGAGGTAGGGGGCCAGGTCCGGCGGCTGGAGGTGGCGTCGAGCCGGCCGCATCGCGGCATGCAGCTCGTGCGCTTCGCCGACGTGACGGACCGCGACGGCGCGGAGGCGCTCCGCGGCGCCCTGCTCGAGGTGCCGGAGGACCAGGTTCCTGCGGCCGAGGACGGCACGTTCTACTACTTCCAGCTCGTGGGCTGCCGGGTCGTCGACAGGAGGCTTGGAGAACTCGGGGAGGTCGCCGCGGTGGTGGAGGACGGTGGCGGCGTCCTGCTCGACGTGGCGGCGCGTGACGGCGGCTCGGTGCTGGTTCCGTTCGCCGGCGCGCTGCTGCCGGAGATCGATATCGGCGCAGGCCTGATCAAGAGCGACCTGCCGGAGGGACTGATCGAGGTATGCGGATCGACGTCATAA